The Haliotis asinina isolate JCU_RB_2024 chromosome 2, JCU_Hal_asi_v2, whole genome shotgun sequence genomic interval CTGCATCCACCTCAACCTCTGCTGCcgcaacagcaacagcatcgACTGCACAGAGTGGGTTTTCTTTTTCTCTGCCAGGGGGAAGCTCCACAGCCACCAGTGGCGCTGCGACAGGGGGATTCTCTTTTGGTGCCAGTAAGTCTTAATCACTCTAATGAATGAACTGTGATACATTCATAATATAGGATATATTTCTCCCCAGATAGTGTTATCATTTCCATGagtaatgtaaatatgtttgttcCTAGACAGTGGTATTGTTTCTTATTGTATTGTGGAATATATTTGTTCCCAGACAGCGGCATCTTTTCCAAGCCATTGACTGAGACAGCCAAGCCCCAGCCAACTGCATTCTCTGCATTTGGTGGAGGAACATTTGGTGGGAAGAccgacaccaccaccaccaccaccacacccagTGTTACATCATCCGTCTCAGCAGCTGCAGTGACAGCAGCCCTCAGCAGCAGTATTCTAGCTGCCCTGACTGACACTTCCACAACATCCACATCGGCAGCATCAATAACAGCGTCTGCTGCACTAGGGAGTAGCCTACTGGCGGCTCTGACTGATGCTTCGTCTCCTGCACCCCAAGAAGCTGCTGCTGCACTTAGTAGCTTCAGCTTCAAGCCTGGTGACTCTCCCTCGCAGTCCACTGAGCAAGGCAATTCCTCCCTGGCAGTGAGCGGCGCCACAGCATCAGCAACAACAGCGGCAGATACACCCACTACTGTTACTGCACCTGAAGCAGCTAAAGCAGCATCGAACCTGTTTGGCTTGACTTCTGGTGGGTTTGGTCAGCCAGCCAAGTTTGGTGGTAGTCCACCAGGTGGCGCCACCACAACTGTCACAACAACGTCTCAGTTCGGAACAAGTGCGGGAGTGTTTGGATCTGCTGGACCGGTATCTTTTGGTTCCCTGGCTAAGACTACCCAGGTGAGCAGCACTGATGGTGCCACAACAACATCAGCTCCATCCACCACTGTGGCCAAGTCTTTGTTTGGTACTACACCCACAACTTCAGCAACCAGTGGCTTCGGGCAAACTGCAACAGCAACAAGTGAAGCAGCGACAACTCCAGCCcaggcaacaacaacaacaacaacaacaatagcGGCTACTGGTTTTGCATTTGGTAGTTCCTCCTCCTCCAAGTCTATATTTGGTGGGAGTTCTACAGCCAGTACTTCATCAGCATTTGGAACAGCCACTACGGGTGTGTTTGCATCATCCACAGCAGCAACTACAACCACTCCGTCTGTCTTTGGGACTTCAACAGCGACGTCAGGGTTTGGGTTTGGACAAGCTACTGCAGGATTTGCCAAGCCAACTTTTGGCCAGTCGCCTGGCTTTTCCCAACCATCAAGGTAATtaggatttgatttttgttaatgtccatccAATTATAATGTGGATAAGGCACTTTTCTTAGCGTCAAGGTATGAATATCCAAGTTGgaattgtcttcagtaacccaaatccatgcttgtggtaagaaaCTGCTAACAGGATCTGTTGGTCAGACTCCCTtgcttggttcacacatgtcatctctCCCAACATCAACAGAATATTTacttgacttgattatttacagaacactgcGATATGGCTGGTATAttgtcattaaacaacaacaatcaaTCTTTCATTCTTTTATTGTTTTAGATTTTTAAGTGGTTCATTTTGCTTTAAGTGGTATAAAACAATGGTTACAATATGTAAGAAACATTGTAAGAGAAATACATAACATAATCTAACAAAGGTGTTTTGCTTGAGCTATTTGTACAGAAAACTCATTACTGAAACAAAATTGTCAGGTTCTGTTTACCATGTTGTTTCTCTGAAATCaatcatgtttgtttcagttttggcGGGAGCTCTGGAGGCTTTGGTGCTGGAGGTTCTGTGTTTGGTCAAACAGCAACCACCACAAGGTGAGTGTACTAGGTCATGTTTAGAGGCAGGTGGGagtcgggtagcctagttgttacaTTGCTTGTCACATTGAAGACTGGTTTGAATCCCTAcataggtataatgtgtgaagcccatttctggtgtgacaggatattgctggagtattgctaaaagcaacatgaagtggttaaagcgtttgttcgccacgctgaagacccaggttcattTCTCCATAtaagcacaatgtgtgaagcccgtttctgtctggtgttcccccatcaagatattgctggaatattgctaaaatattgctaaatcagTCGTGAAACTGTACTCACTCCCTCTCACTAGGGGAATAACTGCACTGACATATGACTGAGTTAAAATTTCAAGTCACATTGGCACTGACATATGAGACTGTGATAGTCTTACCCGACTGATATGACCTTTTTTCTGTTCCAGCTCTAGTGTATTTGGCCAGTCTacaaccaccactactaccagtTCTGAAGGAAGTTTGTTTggagggggaggaggaggaggccTGTTTGGGGGTCTTGGTGGGAAACCCAGTGCTGACAAagcaaataaaaatgtgtttgggGGTGGGACGTTTGGCACAAGTGACAACACCCAAAACTCTGGTCTCTTCGGTAGTGGTGGATCAACGTCATTTGGTGGCAAATCTGATGGAGGGTTTGGCTCTGTTGGTGGTTTCAGTGGCGGAAGTGGAGTGGCAGCAACAGGGTTCGGTGTTGGGCAGAGTTCACAGGGTAAGTCCACAGGCCCTCATGTCTTTATGAGGATTAAAGattgtaaaacatttttatgacttgaaatgcttcacagtacaataacTCCTGACAAGGCCAGACACTTCAGTGTACTCCCCGCGACTGTTTTGCAGGCTGCTACTCTACCACTGCACATTAAAATCATGTATGATTGGCCTATCGAGCACCACTCATGATGCCTACCAaatctttattgttatttcttcaTGTTAATCGAAAGCTGATTTAGTACCCTTAACTAAACTATCTGGTCACAAATGGATGTGAGTAAGTCAGCTGTAGATACAATGTAGCGGTGGTCCAAGAGATCTCAGGTTATATAAGCTGTAGATGTTCTCTTCACAACATTAGGCAAACCTTCCTCTGTTCACAGCATCATCAGGGTTTGGAGGTCAGCCGACATTTGGTGGCAGTCCATCTTTGGGTGGTTCTTCGTTTGGTGGAGCACCTTCATTTGGCAGTCCAGGAGGAGGCTTTGGAAGTTCTGCAGCCTTCTCCAGCCCAGTTGGCACCACTTCAACATTTGGCTCAGTGGGGGGACAGGGCGGCTTTGCAAGGTGAGGATTCTGCCCGTTTACAGTGGTCAGGATTTACTGAGGTTGTTGGATACAAATTGTCTCGGATTATGAAACAAGTTGCCCCATGGTCCAAGACCCATGAAGATTGGGGTTAGAATTTAtaatcagcaacccatgcttgtcactgcTATTGTGATTGGATGATCAGGATCTCtgtcttggttgatacatgttgtTGTACCCAATTACATTGATTGATGCTAATatggttgatcactgggttgtctgatctagactcgattgtttactgaactttgtcatattgctggaaactTGATGACAGTAGGCTCTCTGTAGCCTGATCCACAAAACGTTAATAGCACTACGACATTCGCAAGTCTATGATAAACTACAGAGTTATGATCGTGGGTCATGACTCAGGGTTCACTGTAGGATACAAGACTTCTGAGATTgaacatttgtttcagttttgccAGTGGGAACAGTCCTACCTTTGGCAACATAGCTCAGTCCAGTGCACCATCATTTGGTAACCTTGCATCAAGTGGAGGAGGGGGCTTTGGAGCAGCCACGGGAGGATTTGGGAATCCAGGAGGTTTTGGGAGTTCAGCAGGTGGATTTGGGAGCCCAGCTGGATCAGGATTTGGAGCTACACAACAAGCAGGTGGATTTGGGAGTCCTGCAGGAAGTGGATTTGGAGCCACCCAGCAAGCAGGTGGATTTGGAAGTCCTCAACCTGGGACAGCAGGAAACTTTGGGTAAGTCACTATTTCGTGTGAAAGGTATGATGCATGTCTCTAATGAAGATGTGATGAGCAGAGTAAGTGGCGCGACAACACTGGTCTCAAGCCCAAGTCTAataacatttgtttcagtctaatatgttcaataaatgatacatGTAATACAGTCAACCACTGTTGATCGAAGGTAATgacaaataataaaataatagttATCCAGGCTTCCTCAAAACCAGAACAGGATACATTAAGAAACAGTATGCAGGAGTACATAGTGACCAAGCTTTTACTTCGAAGCAATCGTATGTTCAACATAACTGGATGTTTGATGAAAGTTTGACACAATGGAGTTTAATTGTGGGAGTGTTGTCAAACACAAGAGTCCTGACTATGTTTCGTTTCCAGGTCCAGCCCCCAGTTTACCAGCTACAGAGGCTAGACAGGGATGTACAGATGTCTCGTGGGACAATACACCTACAAGCAACATAACATGATGTACTTTGTCACCAGCTTCTGCTTTGGTCAGtatgaaatgttgaaatgtatttGAACTGAAATAAAAGGATTAGTATGTTAATGCAGTCGTTTTATGTGTATACTGTGGTCCTACCCCTCAAAGGGATTGCAGCGTTGCAAATGTCACAAGTCccaagggggcggtggggtagcccagtggttaaagcaatcgCTTGTCATGTTGAAGATCCAGATTCCCatgtgagtacaatgtgtgaggcccatttctggtgtctccagctgtgatattgcaggaatattgccaaaagcagcataaaacccaactcactgaAAAGCCCCATGCTTCAGAAACATCATCTAATTGTACTGACACTTATACGTCAACATACCAGTCATTATACCTACACTCTAACCCTGACTCCATACGCTAGAATAGACAAAGGTAACACCTACCCACTCTCATCAGACTATCATAAGACTTGTATCTCCATCTTTAGCAGAAACTGACCCTGCATATAAACACTGTTCATAATTTTCAATTCTCTTCTGTATAACATGAAGGCCACTGGCTCCTAAGCAAATAAGTGGACATACTTTAATAATGATACTGAGTCATGGTAagaattcattttgaaacacaaTCACACAATGGATGTAAAAAGCTGGTTGAAATTGTATTAAATGACCCTTGGAAGACAAGAATAAGGAATACAGACAATATTATTGCATTAAGATGAGATAAGACTGCCATGGTAAGTACTATGTAGATTGTTATTTATACGGCAAATAGAGATGAATATTTGTACATCAGTGTCATGAATAATACTGGGTTCATTTTTTTACCAAATCTGACTTGATCAGTGATGTTAGGAAAATTCTTGATCCTTAGGTCCAGAAGTATGTGTCTGGTTCAAGCAGTAACTTGATCTGACTGCAAGTGTTATGCTTTGAACTTCAGTAAAATTTTTAAgccatttcaaatgaattacTGCAAGCAAACCTGTTTAGAGAAAACATTCAACCCAGAAGTCTTCTACAGAGCAGAATCCAAAACATTACCTCTTTATCAGATCACAACAAAAAGACAGCATTTACAAAAGGTTTTATTTTAAcagcaaatacatgtataaaatgataaatacatgtaaataaataaaacaaaacaaatatgtaaataaatctTTTGCAGCCTAATTCTGACTGAGAGTGGTTATgtctgtgtatatgtacatCATGTTGCACCTGGGTCAAGGCCACGGTAAGGAAACAGCTTTGCCTACTAACTACTTGTATTATAAACAACAACTGGTTAAATCCCTTGTAAGAATTAAGTAAAGATTCCTTGAgaattatacatatatataaaaattTAAAAGTATCTATAAAACCTACGAAAAGTCCCTAAGGAAATGAAAAGCAAAAAATTCTCAAAATACCAAATGTGACCCTAAAGTTATAGGTAAAATATAAAAGCATTATTCCTCCAATGTACAGCAGATAAAAAAGTTATTAGAGTTAGGTGGATgcttaaataaatatatttatcagcTCAATAGTTCCAGAGAGACAAGTGAGAACTATTCAACTGTTTGGTGTTTTGAAAACCTCTTTAACCTGAAGGTGCGATTTTGAGATACCAGACACTGTACTGATGTATGATCTCTGCTGGTGCTAACACTATCTTTCCCCAAAGTCTTTGACATTTAACACAAGACACAATTAAAATCAGCCTCTGCTGAATTACATGGCTGACATGATCTCATTAACATCATGCAGAATGTATGAATGAAAAACACAACCAGTACATGCACAATGGATCAATCACGAATAAAAAAGTATGTAACACAGCTGTGATTGATAATTGAGGAAGAAAATCTGCAAGTGTCGACTAAAGCTTGCTGTCACACTTGACTACTGGGTCATCTGGCGACCAGACAGGAGGAATTATGCACACTGGTTTGCCACGTACTGGCCGCCAGACCAACATCTGCGCGCTGTTGGCGTTAGGGGGCACCAGGGCACAGCGTGGGATGGGCACATTCTTGTCCAGGATCTGAGGCTGTTTGGCAATAGGGTTGCTTATGAGCCGCGCCCTCTTGCCCAGTTCACAGTGAGGTTTGACATCGATCTCCAGTTGCATGCCCCATCTGATGGTGGAGAGGATGTACGACTTGCTGGCTGTCTGGTTCCAGGCAACCAGCCACAcgtagaaactctggtcacgcTTGATGTGGGTGAGGTTTGGCTCCACCTGGTGGCGGTTGGCAGGGTTACGCCACGTAACGTGAGGGTGGAAGTTGTCGTTCATGGTGATAGTTGCTGTCTGGAAAGACTTGCAGGGCCCTTTGATTATGGCGGTCTCGTTGCGGGAGCCGTACCAAGGGTAGTGTCGACCATCACAGTCACTGATCATCAACTGCTTGCCACTTGTCAGCTCGGGAAACTCCCAGCTTGTGCTGTACGTGAAAGAAACATCAGTATGTCAAACACGTCATCATTATAACTTGGAACTAATCTTCATACATTCAAGCATTAGCTACCACAACCATATATGCTTGACATTGTCGAAAATTCAAAATGGTCACAACCACAGCTAAATTTAGACAAGAATGAAAACTAAGGTATTAGTTTCGAAACAATGCCTTTGGTAAGCCTAATTACGTGATAAGAGCATGAATATACATGCAGCTTGAACCTTGGCGCCAAAGACAGTCTAACATATTTGTACCAGTCGTGTCAGTCTGGGCAGCTAGCACCATCAGGCACAGAAGAAATCATTTGGATCAGAGAAACTTTAAcaggttgtagattatccctggttggATACCCATGTATGTCTACCATCGCTCCTACACACTAAAGAGCGCGATGGTTTGATGTTATAACAATTAAGATGGCTGCAGCATATTCAGACCCTTAACGTTCTTGGCCTGGATCCTCTAAGCGTTCATAACTCCATGGTACACTGTAGATTTACGTTACAAATGATTTGTGGATCGGAACTGATCTCTAAATAGAAGTGTTTCTGTattagactaaggcttagtctctcaATATATAT includes:
- the LOC137272429 gene encoding protein FAM78B-like, with amino-acid sequence MDFAEGDMGIAGSSNKKLSNISVSAPKGVPSKIKIVNIDTRIDNEATQIDENSPAVLKYRTPNFRASAKIEMAPLSHAETWKVGWIQACTDMLFHNQYGEEGHTSWEFPELTSGKQLMISDCDGRHYPWYGSRNETAIIKGPCKSFQTATITMNDNFHPHVTWRNPANRHQVEPNLTHIKRDQSFYVWLVAWNQTASKSYILSTIRWGMQLEIDVKPHCELGKRARLISNPIAKQPQILDKNVPIPRCALVPPNANSAQMLVWRPVRGKPVCIIPPVWSPDDPVVKCDSKL